Proteins from one Cryptomeria japonica chromosome 4, Sugi_1.0, whole genome shotgun sequence genomic window:
- the LOC131045395 gene encoding U-box domain-containing protein 33: MRTVVGSRCPQVESVPVNEEIVRGESVPAAEKIYVAVGKDLHESASALKWALKTLQAAPIVLLHIYVPPLFIPSGTGNMPVKQVRSEVKEAYEKSEKREIDSCMSKYLQVCNRAKVKADTLIVSKLDVSKGIVEEVWKRGITKLVMGTTSTRGGLSKRLKIQGRGKADYVRKHAINSCDVLIVCKDNLVSEGKGCVVENEDFSRSFSLEPDLQRCLSSSSETSPNFPLAGDSPAASSEDVNDVQSDSQLSPEESTEIEILKFQLMEALEVAENAKRELRRETIQRMKAQAAAMKTNRKLKDYEGALEEAMEEKESAILESKLKEDKWTSLVNQFSNERDEAFHELEVAREKFAAMEKQNHRLLQEKEAQIKQLQDYLRSRPRMETPSSSNTLQIREYSFDEIKAATCNFSDSLNLGVGGHGNLFRGKIGQTRVAVKTLREDSLQCWQEFQREVNILRGIQHPNLVTILGNCFERGCIIYEQMSHGCLADRLSCETGAQPLSWQDRTRIAMEVCSAVQFLHSSKPYPIVHRDLKPENILLDENDVSKTSNFGLARPVSEVVQGDPEPRRTFLYMDPEYMSSGKYTTKSDVYSLGVIILQLLTGKSALGLINEVESALDNGKLKQILDPSAGEWPFAHATQVAELALLCTEPVREKRPDLEPTVMKMLERLRNFAIAETDADRPRTAEVTDVPSCFFCPILKEIMQDPCVAADGFTYEREAMEEWFYQGHDTSPMTNVKLEHMSLISNHSLRSAILQWQERHV; the protein is encoded by the exons ATGAGAACTGTTGTTGGAAGCCGATGCCCGCAGGTTGAATCAGTCCCAGTAAATGAAGAAATCGTCAGGGGAGAAAGTGTTCCTGCAGCTGAGAAAATTTATGTTGCCGTTGGAAAGGATTTGCATGAGAGCGCCTCTGCTCTCAAATGGGCGCTAAAAACCTTACAAGCAGCGCCAATAGTCCTCCTTCATATTTATGTTCCACCTCTCTTTATACCATCCGGAA CGGGGAATATGCCTGTGAAGCAAGTAAGGAGCGAAGTGAAGGAGGCCTACGAGAAGAGTGAAAAGAGGGAGATCGACAGTTGCATGAGCAAATATTTGCAGGTTTGCAATCGAGCCAAG GTGAAAGCAGATACTTTGATTGTTTCCAAGCTTGATGTTTCCAAAGGAatagttgaagaagtttggaagaGAGGCATCACGAAACTTGTCATGGGCACAACTTCCACACGCGGTGGCCTGTCTAA GAGGCTGAAGATTCAAGGGCGAGGGAAAGCGGATTATGTCCGAAAGCACGCGATCAACTCCTGCGACGTGTTGATCGTATGTAAAGATAATCTTGTGTCAGAGGGGAAAGGTTGTGTTGTGGAAAACG AGGATTTTAGCCGATCTTTCTCATTGGAGCCAGACCTCCAACGATGCTTGAGCAGCTCCAGTGAAACTTCCCCTAATTTTCCATTGGCTGGAGATTCTCCGGCAGCTTCGTCAGAGGATGTGAATGATGTCCAGTCTGATTCTCAATTATCTCCA GAGGAGAGTACAGAAATCGAAATCCTGAAATTTCAGTTAATGGAGGCGTTAGAGGTGGCAGAGAATGCAAAAAGAGAATTGCGAAGGGAGACCATACAACGGATGAAAGCACAGGCGGCTGCCATGAAAACAAATCGCAAG CTTAAAGATTATGAAGGCGCCCTGGAAGAAGCTATGGAAGAGAAGGAAAGCGCGATATTAGAatcaaaacttaaagaagacaAGTGGACATCACTGGTTAACCAGTTTTCAAATGAACGGGACGAAGCTTTCCATGAACTCGAAGTAGCACGGGAGAAGTTCGCAGCGATGGAGAAGCAAAACCACCGCCTTTTGCAAGAAAAGGAGGCTCAAATTAAGCAGCTTCAAGACTACTTGCGTTCTCGGCCGCGTATGGAAACGCCTTCCTCCTCAAATACCCTtcaaataagggaatattcctttgACGAAATTAAAGCGGCAACCTGCAATTTCTCTGACAGTTTAAATCTCGGAGTCGGTGGCCACGGCAACCTTTTCAGAGGCAAAATAGGACAAACAAGGGTTGCAGTCAAAACCCTCAGGGAGGACAGTTTACAGTGCTGGCAGGAGTTCCAACGCGAG GTCAATATTTTAAGAGGCATTCAACATCCTAATTTGGTGACGATTTTAGGAAACTGCTTCGAGCGAGGTTGTATAATCTATGAGCAAATGTCACACGGATGCCTGGCAGATCGTCTGAGCTGCGAAACCGGCGCTCAGCCGCTCTCTTGGCAGGACAGAACTCGCATTGCCATGGAAGTTTGCTCCGCCGTACAATTCTTACACAGCTCAAAGCCATATCCAATCGTCCACCGCGATCTTAAGCCCGAAAATATACTCCTCGACGAGAATGATGTAAGCAAAACCAGTAACTTTGGCCTCGCTCGCCCTGTATCAGAAGTTGTACAGGGAGATCCAGAGCCAAGACGCACATTTTTGTACATGGATCCAGAGTATATGAGCAGCGGCAAATACACAACCAAATCTGATGTGTACAGCCTAGGAGTGATCATCCTTCAGCTTCTTACAGGGAAATCAGCGCTGGGACTGATAAATGAGGTAGAAAGTGCGCTTGATAATGGAAAATTGAAACAGATTTTGGACCCTTCAGCAGGTGAATGGCCTTTTGCGCACGCTACTCAAGTAGCTGAACTTGCATTACTTTGCACGGAACCAGTAAGGGAGAAAAGGCCTGACCTTGAGCCAACTGTCATGAAAATGCTTGAAAGGCTTCGAAACTTTGCAATCGCTGAAACTGACGCCGACAGGCCTCGCACAGCTGAGGTTACAGATGTTCCGAGCTGCTTCTTCTGTCCAATATTGAAG GAGATTATGCAAGATCCTTGTGTTGCAGCAGACGGGTTTACATACGAAAGGGAGGCCATGGAGGAATGGTTTTATCAAGGACACGACACATCGCCCATGACAAATGTAAAGCTTGAGCATATGAGTCTGATATCTAACCATTCGTTGAGATCAGCCATTTTACAGTGGCAAGAAAGACACGTTTAA